The sequence TTAAGGAAAGGAGGAGATGTAAAGTGAATAGATACATAAACCTCTTCTCACTGTAAGactaaaggagaaaaaaaaaagggaaagaatgaTCATGAAAACATTTACACCATCAACGAGTCAATGCTAAACTTACCTTTTTACTGTGGGTTTTTTAAGGTGAAATTTGAGAGGTAAAATGGCAGGGACATCTAGTACTTGGTCTAGGTGGAAAAAGTGAGGAGACTTGTAGTACAGGAGCAGATAGTAGCAGCATAAGCTTTCTTGTGGACTCCAATAATTGTTTCATGACAAGAAAGTCTTGAAAAATTCTTAAGAGGAtggttttatttttcttctttccagGTGTTGTATGTTTTAATTGTTATACACTGGGGATTTTCCTACACCAGAAAGTTCTGTTttctatcaaataatataaatgtatatgaACAAGTTATGGTTATGTAGGACAGAAGAATGATGCAGATGGAGGACACAAATAAAGAGGACAGTGACAGACTTAATTAGTCTGTCCAACTAATTACTGCtgcaaaaaaaaacatattatttGCAAGGAGACACTGTGAGGGACAAAACATAATATGTTTGGTCCATCAAACACTTGTCAGAACTCTTCTGTGTAGTATCTGACATCAGTACATTGATGAAATTGTAATGACTGTTTGAGCTTTTTAGAGGGACAGAGATTCCTTCAAATGTGTTACCGGTGGTTTCCTTACCTTGTGAGATGACAAGGAATCGATTCAGGTGGATCCACAGTGTCAAAAAGTTTGGTGACTTCAATTTTGACCTATTTTTTGCACATTTCAAGTTTGTCTTGTCCTGCAGAAGAAATTTTTTCTCCCAGGCTCTGCCAATTTCTGGATCtactgtgacaaaaaagaaaccacCTTAGAGTTATGATGTGATCcgactattcttcttcttctcctctcaatGAGGGTTCTCCAGGATAGCCAAAGTGAGGCTACTCCATGAACAATCTTTTTTGGGGCTTCAAACTCTTTATACTCTTAATCCTTCAAGAACATTGTCTGATTTCATTTGATGTACAAACTgcataacctttgccaaacaccaATCAGAATTCTTCAATGCAGGCACAATTTGTACTCATCCACCAGGTTAGTTCTTAGTCCTCTCATCAAATGAAGCTTACACACTTTTGTtccataataataatatgtatgaTTTTTAATTTCAACCTTCAAAATATTCAGATTGGAAATCACACCAGCAGCTTCACTATCTTGATCAAATTTCTTCTGCAAACATCCGCTTATAAAAAAAAGCATCAGTATGATGATCTGTAGCGCCGCAGCACAAAGATGCAATTTGATTCAGCTCATATTGTTCCATGGGAAGCCTTCGTTTCAAGACCTACTGCTTCAAAAGTAGGGGTGATGACATGGACTTTCGGCACCTCATTACTTTCCAAGTAATCAATCCTCACCCGAAGCTTTTCTTAGATTCCCCACCGGCACCATGGTCGGTCGTACGTGTCACTTCTGGATTGGTCACTCCCTCTATTCCAGCAGCCCTGGGCCATGCAACACTTTGGACCTATCTTTCCGGCCTCTGAATTGTTGGAATTCCCACACCCCCAAGtaaagtctctctctctcactctctctctcttaaccTCCCTCTCTATAGTTGCTTACTTGAGGCTTTAACCTCTATAAAAGGCCACATACTGACCCTGTCTCTCCCGTGTAGAAAGATATAGAGGAGAGAGCAATGGCTAATGGTTACTACTACCAAAGCGGTCCTTACTACTACAATCCTTCTTACGCCCAATCTCCTCCCCTGCCACTCCACCTCTGCTTCTTCCTCCTCACGCTCTTCATGTTTATAGGCCTCTCATGGTACATGACCTACGAGTCGGTGTTCGAGAGCTTGTTCAACCAGATCAAGCTGCTGCTCATGgtgtcgccgctgctgctgcttctggtcGTCCATTGGCTGTCGAACGACCCTCGGCGAAGGGTGTCCTTCTTTGCCCCCTTGGCGGAGAGGGACACCTTCCACCGGGACGGCGGATCCCCGTGGGGCGTCGCGCTTGCTTTGGTGCTCCTCATGTTCATGATCTCCTACCAGTCCTACTTCCACGACCGGTGGTTCCCCCTGCTAAGTCGATAATGTCGTCGTATCATCCATGGCGTGGTtgcaagaagaagatgaagaagaagcggCTAGTTTTTGGAATGGTCTTTAGATACTTAGTTATGTATGTCGTTCGACTAGTAAGATGATGCTGTCTATTCTGCGTATGAATTAAGGCATAGTTCTTTGCCATCTTTACGACTTGTATCTACATGAATGCTGGAATTTGAGGAAGAGTGCATCTACTCGAATCATCGAAACAAGCTCCTACTGTTCACGGATCACTACCTTTAAGATAGTATGGTAATACGGCATGATCCGAGAAACAAAGCAATATATAGCTTCATACTAAGCAGATGATCTGGTAGAGACGACAGGAGGATTTTTGGCTTGGCTGCCTACATTAAAAGCTGTAGGGTTTCAGACAAGTATGGCAGGACTCGCACCTCGGTAACTTTTACTGGGCCATGAGGTGTGTGTTTCCATGTTGCTGACGCTTGCTGTTCTTTTGGAACACACGCACACAAGGATACAAGTCTTGAGCATGTTGATGCATCTCAGGTTCCAGGACAGCATCATGTGAGTTGGTCAGAAACAAGATGGAACTGCTATTTGTTTAGGTACGAAGCACGAAGGCTAGCTGACCTCACGGTTCATCCATGAACTGAGTTCATTAGTGATGGCCAAATGACAGCAGTGTGCTTAAGATTCATCTCATGCCTAACAAAGTACTAGGCATCTTTTCTTTGCACGGCAAATGCCCAATGAGAGTATGCCTATAGAGTCATCAGGTCACCTGTCACATTCTTATTTACAAGCATTCTATATGTGTGTctgtgagagagagaaagagatgtcCCATAACTAAAGTGCTGCAGATCGATGTAAATAAGCTTAAGCAGAACAGAAATATACTTGGAAAACTCAGGTCATGGTTTCAAATGTAAAATAAGTTGGCTCACTTCTCAtacatgtatgtgtgtgtatatatatatatatatatatatatatatatatgtatatatccaaGCCACTAACagttatatgtatgtgtataaacataaatatatccAAGCCACTaacgtattttttattttatttagatGTTTAATATATCTATCCTTCCAAAGTTTGAAAATAGCATATTTGCctctttaaattttaatatagaatatatatatatatatatatatatatgaattttactattttcatatcgatatatatgctatatttttgaaGAGTGTTAATGTTTTTTTTGTGCTCTagcttaaatatttaaataatagtaGATTAGAAATGAAAGTAAAGTCCCTTTTCGCATTCGTTCGCTATGGCATTGACAAAAGAATAAAACATATATGAttctaaaatcaaaaaataaaaatgtatgtTTGAAATAAACATTTATATGTAACCGAAAAGAATATCAATTTATTCCCATTGAAGTAaatagaagattcattaaataTATTTTCGACATGGTTTCTGATCTGATGAATTTATAGATTAACTACACTGACACATCTATAAATTTCAAACTTTGCAAGCATAATTATGCCAAACTTAATATTCTAATCAATTAAATTGGCAAGCTTACAGTGccttattaaaatatatatttttaatattttttcttgattttagaATCATATATTGTTTGATACACTGTTAAGAAACCTGTCTTAAAGATTTATAGAGTGGTTTTCTTTAAAGAAATACTTGATAATTTTAATCAACAGCATAATCTAGAACTGAAATTTGAAACTTAATCTCATTATTTTTATTGCATAGAACTGCAATGGTTAAAAGATTATTTGCGAATAATGGAAAGTAAGACATTCATTCATCAATTAGGAAGGTTTACGCATATATTTTGCTGGGAAATTTCTGTACATGGTCGATTCTCGGTGCCTCTTTCGGCACATGATGCCAAGGAGACATAAAGATGTGGATGATTGCAGCAAAAGAAAGGGGAAAAGAGCTGCCAGTGAATCCATCTACCTCAGGAGGATGTTGTACATTTATATATAGAGTGGAATGTAGATAATGAAAAGAAAGAAATGGCATCTGCTTCTCTTTTCCTTTAGGCTTGGATGGTGACCAAAGCAGGTGAGTCCTCCACTGTGCTTCCCCCACATGCCTAATCTTCATTAGCTTTATAGTGATCTGTTCTTTCATCATTATGATAAGTGAATTGGGTTCATGTCATTGGTGCTAAAGGCACCTCCTTACCTTTGATTGCGCCTAAACATAACCCCATAAAATAATAATCTTGTCATTagaaatcataaataaatttagaCCTGATTGGATTCGGGTTTGTAAATTCTGAAAACTCGATCCGCATTAGCAGTCGCATACTATGAGTTAGAACCAAAATCGAATCAGTCAATAaacgatttatcatttgataaataaataaaataaattagtgTTATGCaacaatcagagtggcgcagcggaagcgtggtggGCCCATAACCCACAGGTCCCAGGATCGAAACCTGTCTCTGATATTTTTTGAATTGATTTGACCGAGTCCCATGGCCGGACGGTGGAATGGGCTCTCGAGCCGTCCGTGTGCACCGCGGCAAGGCCATGGCGGAGTAGGTGGTGCCGGACGACGCCTACGAGCGGGCAGAGGCCCGTTTCTGGGCCAAGTCTGCCGACGACGACGTGAGCTGCCTCACCGCTTCTGCTCTCGATCGTTTGGACGTTTACTGCTGCGTTTGATTCTTCTTCTGCCGATTTAATATGCGTTGATCACTGTACTGTTCTCCGCCGTCGGGGAGGTGCAGCAGAAGGCCGTACGAGAGGTTCAAGGCTCTCGAGGGGAAGCAAGCAGTTGTTCGGCGGCGACGCCATAGGGTCCCGTGTTGGTTGCGCTCGATCGAGGAGATCGCCGGCGACCAGTCTCTGATGGCTGCCTGGTTCGATCGGCTTCTGCAAGCGGACGCGGTGAAGGAGCACACGGTGCATGTAAGATTGCGTCCATCGGGCTGCAGAAGGCTTATGTAGGAAGTCTATTGATTCGGCTGCATGCGAAATCCCACATTGGACGGCCATCCCCTATTGGTGGACGGTGTGAGCCCCACCTCTCCGACTGGTCGTCAGCGGCACGTACGGTCGGACCAATGGCGGAAGTCCACCTGGTGGAACGTCGCACGTTACCCTTCTTGTTATTATTGTTGCTGTAAATATTACTGCTATTATGGCTGTTGTTATCTTTTGTCTTCGCTGCACTTCCTTTCATCCATCCCATGAATTACCTGAGAAGATTAAGCAAAGTGGCAGACAGAACCACACAAACATAAGCTCCTCTTTATTGCTtagtctcttgaaagggaagggggagagagagagagagagagagagagagggggtgggAAGGGGTTTTGCTGCAGCCTTCTGAATCCACACCTTCTCTCTTTATCTTC comes from Musa acuminata AAA Group cultivar baxijiao chromosome BXJ3-3, Cavendish_Baxijiao_AAA, whole genome shotgun sequence and encodes:
- the LOC135632524 gene encoding uncharacterized protein LOC135632524, whose translation is MANGYYYQSGPYYYNPSYAQSPPLPLHLCFFLLTLFMFIGLSWYMTYESVFESLFNQIKLLLMVSPLLLLLVVHWLSNDPRRRVSFFAPLAERDTFHRDGGSPWGVALALVLLMFMISYQSYFHDRWFPLLSR